A window of Apium graveolens cultivar Ventura chromosome 8, ASM990537v1, whole genome shotgun sequence contains these coding sequences:
- the LOC141677472 gene encoding protein HIGH CHLOROPHYLL FLUORESCENCE PHENOTYPE 173, chloroplastic isoform X1: MDGCCYASITSSSTILNFQGGSSSTNRRFYRSASGPQFQCFTLANPFLQLKNNFQSTVHRQSSSCLTLRSYKGIISAEADKKGWDFGRFVKTLYFFNGPPSPAKFFDFLVEKLTGPAPSEPVKSMDTSGIVLVAGATGGVGRRVVDVLRKKGLPVKVLVRNAEKAKRMLGPDVDMIVGDITKASTLLPEYFKGVKKVVNAVSVIVGPKEGDTPERAKYSQGIKFFEPEIKGDSPEMVEYIGMKNLINAIKESVAQRNGKLVFGFDGDSSRDLPWGALDDVVMGGVSESTFCIDPTGGENGKPTGLFTGRVSTSNNGGFTSIRTKNFTIPEDVSAYDGFELRIKGDGRRYKLIVRTSRDWDTVGYTSGFDTVEGWQWVRVPFSSLRPIFRARTVQDAAPFDPSQIISLQLMFSKFEYDGKLNPTFVEGPFQLPVSIIRAYIKEPITPRFIHVGSAGVTRVERPGLDLSKQPPAVRMNKELGSILTFKLKGEDLIRESGIPYTIIRPCALTEEPAGADLVVEQGDNITGKISREEVALICVAALESSNACDKTFEVKSVIPFSEPFTVDPENPPPKKDYDMYFSTLKDGITGKEALEKSPVPV; this comes from the exons ATGGATGGTTGCTGTTATGCTTCTATCACTTCTTCCTCCACCATTCTTAACTTTCAG GGGGGATCATCTTCTACCAACAGAAGATTTTATAGAAGTGCTTCAGGTCCTCAATTTCAGTGTTTTACACTAGCTAACCCATTTCTTCAGCTTAAGAACAACTTCCAATCCACAGTACACCGTCAAAGCTCTTCATGTCTCACTTTGAGATCATACAAGGGGATCATATCCGCCGAAGCTGATAAGAAAGGTTGGGATTTTGGCAGATTTGTAAAAACATTATACTTTTTTAATGGGCCTCCATCCCCTGCTAAG TTCTTTGATTTTCTAGTTGAGAAATTGACTGGACCAGCACCTAGTGAACCCGTTAAGTCAATGGATACTTCTGGAATCGTCCTAGTGGCAGGAGCAACTGGTGGGGTTGGCAGAAGAGTTGTAGACGTTTTAAGGAAGAAAGGATTACCAGTTAAAGTTTTG GTCAGAAATGCAGAGAAGGCCAAGAGAATGCTTGGTCCAGATGTGGACATG ATTGTTGGAGATATAACCAAGGCTAGCACACTACTACCCGAGTATTTCAAAGGAGTGAAGAAAGTTGTTAATGCTGTTTCGGTTATTGTTGGCCCAAAGGAAGGAGACACTCCAGAACGGGCCAAATACAGTCAA GGAATCAAGTTCTTCGAACCAGAG ATAAAAGGTGATTCTCCTGAAATGGTGGAGTACATTGGTATGAAAAATCTGATAAATGCTATAAAGGAAAGTGTAGCACAAAGAAATGGAAAGCTAGTGTTTGGTTTTGATG GTGATTCATCTAGAGATCTTCCTTGGGGTGCTTTAGATGATGTTGTTATGGGAGGGGTTAGTGAAAGCACATTCTGTATAGATCCAACAGGGGGTGAAAATGGCAAACCCACCGGACTCTTCACAG GTAGAGTTTCCACTTCAAACAATGGAGGCTTTACTAGTATAAGGACAAAG AATTTCACAATACCGGAAGATGTTTCTGCATATGATGGATTTGAATTACGCATTAAAGGTGACGGGCGACGCTATAAACTTATTGTGCGCACTAGCCGTGATTGGGATACAGTTGGTTATACTTCAGGCTTTGACACTGTAGAAGGATGGCAGTGG GTACGTGTTCCATTTTCTTCTTTGAGGCCTATATTTCGAGCACGGACAGTACAAGATGCAGCCCCCTTTGACCCAAGCCAAATTATATCACTGCAG CTCATGTTCAGTAAGTTTGAATATGATGGAAAGCTCAACCCCACATTTGTAGAAGGTCCATTTCAGCTTCCAGTATCAATTATACGAGCATATATAAAGGAACCAATCACTCCCAG GTTCATACACGTAGGCTCTGCTGGTGTTACCAGAGTTGAGAGACCTGGACTTGACCTTAGCAAGCAGCCTCCAGCTGTACGGATGAATAAGGAACTGGGATCTATTTTAACATTCAAATTAAAG GGCGAGGACCTGATTCGGGAAAGCGGAATTCCATATACAATTATCAGGCCTTGTGCTTTAACTGAGGAGCCGGCAGGGGCTGACCTTGTAGTTGAACAAGGAGACAATATAACG GGAAAGATATCAAGGGAAGAAGTTGCTCTAATATGTGTTGCTGCTTTGGAAAGCTCAAATGCATGCGACAAGACATTTGAG GTCAAGAGTGTGATTCCATTTAGTGAGCCATTCACAGTAGATCCAGAAAACCCTCCGCCTAAGAAAGATTATGATATGTACTTCAGCACTTTAAAAGATGGAATCACAGGGAAGGAGGCATTGGAAAAGAGCCCTGTTCCTGTTTAA
- the LOC141677472 gene encoding protein HIGH CHLOROPHYLL FLUORESCENCE PHENOTYPE 173, chloroplastic isoform X2: MDGCCYASITSSSTILNFQGGSSSTNRRFYRSASGPQFQCFTLANPFLQLKNNFQSTVHRQSSSCLTLRSYKGIISAEADKKVEKLTGPAPSEPVKSMDTSGIVLVAGATGGVGRRVVDVLRKKGLPVKVLVRNAEKAKRMLGPDVDMIVGDITKASTLLPEYFKGVKKVVNAVSVIVGPKEGDTPERAKYSQGIKFFEPEIKGDSPEMVEYIGMKNLINAIKESVAQRNGKLVFGFDGDSSRDLPWGALDDVVMGGVSESTFCIDPTGGENGKPTGLFTGRVSTSNNGGFTSIRTKNFTIPEDVSAYDGFELRIKGDGRRYKLIVRTSRDWDTVGYTSGFDTVEGWQWVRVPFSSLRPIFRARTVQDAAPFDPSQIISLQLMFSKFEYDGKLNPTFVEGPFQLPVSIIRAYIKEPITPRFIHVGSAGVTRVERPGLDLSKQPPAVRMNKELGSILTFKLKGEDLIRESGIPYTIIRPCALTEEPAGADLVVEQGDNITGKISREEVALICVAALESSNACDKTFEVKSVIPFSEPFTVDPENPPPKKDYDMYFSTLKDGITGKEALEKSPVPV; encoded by the exons ATGGATGGTTGCTGTTATGCTTCTATCACTTCTTCCTCCACCATTCTTAACTTTCAG GGGGGATCATCTTCTACCAACAGAAGATTTTATAGAAGTGCTTCAGGTCCTCAATTTCAGTGTTTTACACTAGCTAACCCATTTCTTCAGCTTAAGAACAACTTCCAATCCACAGTACACCGTCAAAGCTCTTCATGTCTCACTTTGAGATCATACAAGGGGATCATATCCGCCGAAGCTGATAAGAAAG TTGAGAAATTGACTGGACCAGCACCTAGTGAACCCGTTAAGTCAATGGATACTTCTGGAATCGTCCTAGTGGCAGGAGCAACTGGTGGGGTTGGCAGAAGAGTTGTAGACGTTTTAAGGAAGAAAGGATTACCAGTTAAAGTTTTG GTCAGAAATGCAGAGAAGGCCAAGAGAATGCTTGGTCCAGATGTGGACATG ATTGTTGGAGATATAACCAAGGCTAGCACACTACTACCCGAGTATTTCAAAGGAGTGAAGAAAGTTGTTAATGCTGTTTCGGTTATTGTTGGCCCAAAGGAAGGAGACACTCCAGAACGGGCCAAATACAGTCAA GGAATCAAGTTCTTCGAACCAGAG ATAAAAGGTGATTCTCCTGAAATGGTGGAGTACATTGGTATGAAAAATCTGATAAATGCTATAAAGGAAAGTGTAGCACAAAGAAATGGAAAGCTAGTGTTTGGTTTTGATG GTGATTCATCTAGAGATCTTCCTTGGGGTGCTTTAGATGATGTTGTTATGGGAGGGGTTAGTGAAAGCACATTCTGTATAGATCCAACAGGGGGTGAAAATGGCAAACCCACCGGACTCTTCACAG GTAGAGTTTCCACTTCAAACAATGGAGGCTTTACTAGTATAAGGACAAAG AATTTCACAATACCGGAAGATGTTTCTGCATATGATGGATTTGAATTACGCATTAAAGGTGACGGGCGACGCTATAAACTTATTGTGCGCACTAGCCGTGATTGGGATACAGTTGGTTATACTTCAGGCTTTGACACTGTAGAAGGATGGCAGTGG GTACGTGTTCCATTTTCTTCTTTGAGGCCTATATTTCGAGCACGGACAGTACAAGATGCAGCCCCCTTTGACCCAAGCCAAATTATATCACTGCAG CTCATGTTCAGTAAGTTTGAATATGATGGAAAGCTCAACCCCACATTTGTAGAAGGTCCATTTCAGCTTCCAGTATCAATTATACGAGCATATATAAAGGAACCAATCACTCCCAG GTTCATACACGTAGGCTCTGCTGGTGTTACCAGAGTTGAGAGACCTGGACTTGACCTTAGCAAGCAGCCTCCAGCTGTACGGATGAATAAGGAACTGGGATCTATTTTAACATTCAAATTAAAG GGCGAGGACCTGATTCGGGAAAGCGGAATTCCATATACAATTATCAGGCCTTGTGCTTTAACTGAGGAGCCGGCAGGGGCTGACCTTGTAGTTGAACAAGGAGACAATATAACG GGAAAGATATCAAGGGAAGAAGTTGCTCTAATATGTGTTGCTGCTTTGGAAAGCTCAAATGCATGCGACAAGACATTTGAG GTCAAGAGTGTGATTCCATTTAGTGAGCCATTCACAGTAGATCCAGAAAACCCTCCGCCTAAGAAAGATTATGATATGTACTTCAGCACTTTAAAAGATGGAATCACAGGGAAGGAGGCATTGGAAAAGAGCCCTGTTCCTGTTTAA